Proteins from one Leptonema illini DSM 21528 genomic window:
- a CDS encoding AtpZ/AtpI family protein: MSDRNRSGQVAEMGVYLGIVFEFIGMLGFSGLVGYALQRWVWPEQGALAFLFAMMAGLAIGIYHIMQRVKDLERRSKNRDKEPVKRSPTVDDSHKALDELRQMNDRLDEIKRKKR; encoded by the coding sequence ATGTCAGATCGAAACAGATCCGGTCAGGTGGCAGAGATGGGCGTCTATCTTGGCATCGTCTTCGAGTTCATCGGTATGCTGGGTTTCTCAGGATTGGTCGGCTATGCCCTGCAGCGCTGGGTCTGGCCCGAGCAGGGGGCCCTGGCGTTTCTATTTGCCATGATGGCCGGCCTTGCCATCGGCATCTATCACATCATGCAACGGGTGAAAGATCTTGAGAGGCGAAGTAAGAATCGAGATAAGGAACCCGTGAAAAGAAGTCCGACCGTGGACGATTCCCATAAGGCGCTCGACGAGCTGCGACAGATGAACGACCGGCTTGATGAGATCAAACGGAAGAAGCGATGA
- the lepB gene encoding signal peptidase I, with translation MTEKRSRSSGSQKPEERNEHESAPIVEDEESSGSTVGSLISLAILFFLVFAFKHSVLDANNIPSGSMIPTLKVGDYLFVNRMRYSLRIPFTNVEVMRIDNPQRGEIITFNPPHEEGKQYVKRVIGVPGDRIRIRNLSVCSSDLKLKRALQADYDCNLSPYTKIPVIAIIEYKPAAETSEERDAAPWQTFALTEMDGVKARQVLTDSDDAEVFHPDLYENPSAAELPVLFRAQTGKNEHYFVEWSDPPRPDGLCDTWETTGCVIPEDHYFVMGDNRDDSKDSRFAPVSYIGRERILGKPLVIYFSIDWRDQICYAYMRNFGSFQDPGAPRGFALEDFPPEEQQKYCTDLDSRAAMGSETISGYVIRTLFYRIPRMSVRWKRIGTFLE, from the coding sequence ATGACCGAAAAACGTTCGAGATCGTCGGGATCTCAGAAACCTGAGGAGCGGAACGAACACGAATCCGCTCCTATCGTCGAAGACGAAGAATCTTCGGGCAGTACGGTCGGCTCCCTTATCTCTCTCGCCATCCTCTTTTTTCTCGTTTTCGCTTTCAAGCATTCCGTGCTTGATGCGAATAATATTCCCAGCGGTTCGATGATTCCGACGCTCAAGGTCGGTGATTATCTTTTTGTCAATCGCATGCGCTATTCTCTGCGCATCCCCTTTACAAACGTCGAAGTCATGCGCATCGATAACCCGCAGCGTGGGGAGATCATTACGTTCAATCCTCCTCATGAAGAGGGCAAACAGTACGTGAAGCGCGTCATCGGCGTGCCCGGCGATCGCATCCGCATTCGTAACCTCTCAGTATGCAGTTCAGACCTGAAACTGAAGAGGGCCTTGCAAGCCGACTATGATTGTAATCTGTCGCCGTATACGAAAATCCCCGTTATCGCCATCATTGAATACAAGCCGGCAGCTGAGACGTCAGAGGAACGAGATGCCGCTCCCTGGCAGACCTTTGCGCTGACAGAGATGGATGGCGTGAAGGCGCGTCAGGTGCTTACCGATTCGGACGATGCTGAGGTATTTCATCCTGATCTCTACGAAAACCCATCAGCCGCCGAGCTGCCCGTTCTCTTTCGCGCGCAGACGGGAAAGAATGAGCACTATTTCGTGGAATGGTCCGATCCGCCGCGACCCGACGGTCTTTGCGATACGTGGGAGACGACAGGATGTGTGATCCCCGAAGATCATTATTTTGTCATGGGCGATAACAGGGACGACTCCAAGGATTCTCGCTTTGCGCCGGTCAGTTATATCGGCCGGGAGCGTATTCTCGGGAAGCCTCTCGTTATATACTTTTCGATCGACTGGCGCGATCAGATCTGCTATGCATATATGCGTAACTTCGGTAGCTTTCAGGATCCCGGAGCGCCCCGCGGTTTTGCGCTCGAAGACTTTCCTCCGGAAGAGCAGCAGAAATACTGTACGGACCTTGATTCCAGGGCGGCGATGGGCAGCGAGACGATCTCAGGATATGTGATCCGCACGCTTTTCTATCGCATCCCGCGGATGAGCGTGCGCTGGAAGAGGATAGGCACCTTTCTCGAATGA
- a CDS encoding ankyrin repeat domain-containing protein, producing MTERRLQQASQFLKASGKLTTHLLFAFLLSCNTLQYAVESKDTAEVQRLIKNGTNVNTTDDSGWTPLMYAASSGTPEMVQLLLNAGADRYAKNSDGKTAIELASDPHIIALLCPPLIDAVRSQNIALTKQLLTDGSNVNAVDNLRQTPIMFASQSDQFALVQMLISHGADVNTASIDGRTALMFAAERGHIENIKILIKSGANVNAVSEDGHSALMFAAAAGHAKIVQILSAAGASINMVDKSGKTTLFMAVENGHKDVVTILVSAGANVNAPSMKKLPYGFYGIEEGPTPLMIAAENGHSEIVKILVSAGANVNKASEDTKWTPLMLATLNGHMEIIKTLIAAGADTNAISSKGETPLMIASANGQGEIVKVLLSAGAEINLSTEYGNSLVKAAAYGRTDIVIELLSRGAIVDSISFFGYTPLLAAVDDDHYDVTIILLSAGADVNTALNNGDTSLMQAASNGNIHIVYALIKAGAKVNVANEDGETALMKATAKGHTEVVKTLIAAGAKVNVAKEDGETALMIATAEGHAEVVKTLIAAGANVNATKNSGWTSLMIATAEGHTEVVKTLIAAGANVNATNNDGWTSLMIAAKYSNPGVLKTLIHAGANVNVTTRAGLTPLEVAAANHHEEIIQILRAAGAKQ from the coding sequence ATGACTGAACGAAGGTTGCAGCAGGCCAGTCAATTCCTCAAAGCTTCTGGCAAGCTCACCACCCACTTACTTTTCGCTTTTCTTTTAAGCTGCAACACATTGCAATATGCGGTAGAAAGCAAAGACACCGCAGAGGTTCAACGATTAATCAAGAATGGCACCAATGTCAACACCACGGATGATTCGGGATGGACACCGTTGATGTATGCCGCTTCCAGTGGAACTCCCGAAATGGTCCAGTTACTATTAAATGCAGGTGCAGACAGATACGCAAAGAACAGTGACGGCAAAACCGCCATCGAATTAGCCAGCGATCCACATATCATAGCCTTGCTCTGCCCACCGCTGATAGACGCAGTTCGTTCACAAAATATCGCATTGACCAAACAACTGCTGACTGATGGATCGAATGTCAATGCTGTGGATAACTTACGGCAGACGCCAATCATGTTTGCGAGTCAGAGCGATCAATTCGCCCTAGTTCAAATGTTAATTTCTCATGGTGCAGATGTCAATACTGCATCAATAGATGGTCGGACTGCTCTGATGTTCGCTGCGGAAAGAGGGCATATCGAGAACATCAAAATACTGATTAAATCCGGTGCTAATGTTAATGCTGTATCAGAAGACGGGCACAGCGCTCTCATGTTTGCCGCGGCGGCTGGCCACGCCAAAATTGTACAAATACTATCAGCCGCCGGGGCCAGCATCAATATGGTTGACAAAAGTGGCAAGACGACTCTCTTTATGGCAGTGGAGAACGGCCATAAAGACGTTGTCACAATTCTGGTTTCTGCCGGAGCCAATGTAAATGCACCATCCATGAAAAAACTGCCCTATGGTTTCTATGGTATAGAAGAAGGCCCGACCCCTCTCATGATAGCGGCGGAAAATGGGCATTCGGAAATTGTAAAGATTCTAGTATCTGCCGGTGCCAATGTAAATAAAGCATCTGAGGATACGAAATGGACTCCACTCATGCTAGCTACGTTGAATGGACATATGGAAATTATTAAAACGCTCATAGCCGCTGGTGCAGATACAAATGCCATTAGCAGTAAAGGCGAAACTCCCCTGATGATCGCTTCAGCCAATGGTCAAGGTGAGATAGTGAAGGTTTTGCTATCGGCTGGTGCTGAAATTAATCTGTCAACTGAGTATGGAAATTCTCTCGTGAAAGCCGCTGCGTATGGTCGAACGGACATTGTGATAGAATTACTTTCCCGAGGAGCAATAGTCGATTCAATATCTTTTTTTGGATATACTCCCTTATTGGCTGCAGTCGACGATGATCACTACGATGTTACAATCATCTTGCTCTCAGCAGGCGCTGATGTCAATACTGCTCTCAATAACGGAGATACTTCGCTCATGCAAGCAGCCTCGAATGGTAATATTCATATTGTTTATGCGCTCATTAAAGCCGGTGCGAAAGTGAATGTTGCCAACGAGGACGGAGAAACTGCTCTCATGAAAGCAACCGCAAAGGGGCACACCGAAGTTGTAAAGACTTTAATTGCGGCCGGTGCGAAGGTGAATGTTGCCAAAGAGGACGGAGAAACTGCTCTCATGATCGCGACCGCAGAGGGGCACGCTGAAGTCGTAAAGACTTTAATTGCGGCCGGTGCAAACGTTAACGCAACAAAAAACAGTGGTTGGACGTCCCTCATGATAGCAACCGCAGAGGGGCACACCGAAGTTGTAAAGACTTTAATTGCGGCCGGTGCAAACGTTAACGCAACAAATAACGATGGTTGGACGTCCCTCATGATAGCAGCAAAATACAGTAACCCAGGTGTTCTAAAGACGTTGATTCATGCTGGCGCGAATGTTAATGTGACAACGAGAGCCGGTTTAACGCCTCTAGAAGTCGCGGCAGCAAACCATCACGAAGAAATCATTCAGATATTGAGGGCTGCAGGTGCAAAGCAATGA
- a CDS encoding nuclear transport factor 2 family protein, with amino-acid sequence MSAELINRFYEAFSRRDGAAMAQCYHEKAVFSDPVFGELRGPRIGAMWQMLCERASSDFRIEFSDIASDGVTGQAKWQAWYSFAKTGRPIHNRISASFRFEDGLIVEHRDRFSLWRWAGMALGISGRLLGWTPSVQKKIGDEARSGLELYIKRKRIKV; translated from the coding sequence ATGTCAGCTGAGCTAATCAATCGTTTCTACGAGGCCTTCTCCCGTCGCGACGGAGCGGCCATGGCACAATGCTATCATGAGAAGGCCGTCTTTTCAGATCCTGTTTTCGGCGAGCTGCGCGGACCGCGTATCGGAGCCATGTGGCAGATGCTCTGCGAACGGGCCTCCTCTGACTTTCGCATCGAGTTTTCAGATATTGCATCGGACGGCGTCACCGGGCAGGCAAAGTGGCAGGCCTGGTATTCGTTCGCAAAGACCGGACGTCCGATTCACAACCGCATCTCGGCAAGCTTCCGTTTTGAAGACGGGCTGATCGTCGAGCACAGAGATCGTTTCTCGCTGTGGCGATGGGCCGGCATGGCCCTTGGAATCTCGGGCCGCCTGCTTGGCTGGACGCCCTCCGTTCAGAAGAAGATCGGCGATGAGGCCCGCTCCGGCCTGGAACTGTACATCAAACGCAAGCGCATCAAGGTGTAG
- a CDS encoding type II toxin-antitoxin system RelE/ParE family toxin, which produces MRLKKYRLLAEAEEELYSAILYYRHESNRASRDFVSAYARALKLARAFPHAGAPVDLPVRQMILGRFPYSILYLLNEKDDTLYIVSVAHQSRHQDYWRGRLEDNAE; this is translated from the coding sequence TTGCGACTGAAGAAGTATAGGTTACTGGCGGAAGCCGAAGAAGAGCTTTATTCGGCCATTCTCTACTATCGTCATGAATCAAACAGGGCATCCAGAGACTTTGTGTCCGCTTACGCTCGGGCGCTGAAACTTGCCCGAGCTTTTCCACATGCGGGCGCACCGGTTGACCTGCCAGTTCGGCAGATGATTCTCGGGCGATTTCCATACAGCATTCTCTATCTCTTAAACGAGAAGGATGACACCCTCTATATCGTCTCTGTCGCTCACCAGAGCCGCCATCAGGACTACTGGAGAGGTCGTCTTGAAGATAATGCTGAGTAA
- a CDS encoding MORN repeat-containing protein, with product MRITGYVLVAPLFSAALLIGCQSSQTQDGNGSSETSTERSTDQSGEPGIEKTQQEPQTRKIQGQGCIGGNCDTGTGTFIYESGDRYTGPFEKGQREGTGVMEYANGDRYEGEYHADIRQGNGTYIFRNKDVYAGRFNAGGREGKGAYTFAETGEVFEGEFAEDGQKANGFIKRGDNYYLCKITDSKLFCTTTPVKDPGKLRQ from the coding sequence ATGAGAATTACAGGTTATGTGCTTGTAGCGCCGCTTTTCAGCGCGGCGCTTTTGATTGGTTGCCAGAGTTCGCAGACACAGGACGGAAACGGCAGCTCTGAGACGTCCACAGAACGATCGACGGATCAATCCGGCGAGCCCGGTATTGAAAAAACGCAACAAGAGCCACAGACGCGCAAGATTCAAGGGCAGGGTTGCATTGGCGGCAATTGCGATACGGGAACGGGAACCTTTATTTATGAGTCGGGCGATCGCTACACCGGACCTTTTGAAAAAGGCCAGCGTGAAGGCACCGGCGTGATGGAATACGCAAACGGCGACCGATACGAGGGAGAATACCACGCCGACATCCGACAGGGAAACGGCACCTATATCTTTCGCAATAAAGACGTCTACGCCGGTCGCTTTAACGCCGGAGGCCGCGAAGGCAAAGGCGCTTATACCTTTGCCGAGACGGGCGAGGTCTTTGAAGGCGAATTTGCAGAGGACGGACAGAAGGCGAACGGTTTTATTAAGCGAGGCGATAACTACTATCTGTGCAAGATTACCGATAGCAAGTTGTTCTGCACTACGACCCCTGTGAAGGATCCCGGTAAGCTGCGACAGTAA
- the sppA gene encoding signal peptide peptidase SppA encodes MSLTSLRFLSIPALLLSLSCFNRVNLSLGPQNESMVTLHETTLYETQSNRLPVPGTAQKNVLLIPIEGEILGEMDPGGGAVYPGRIQRLFEAASATRFDAILVKVSSPGGSASASDTIYRMIRRYAQARNVPVFVHIEGMGASGGYYIAMSGGHLNAAPVSLVGSIGVIIRTFGVQGLMEKVGVEYRSIKSGKNKDILSPFSEMTEEQKASLQKQIDQNYETFLSVIRTGRGQKLPDAVLRRIADGNIYNAEQAKDFGLIDTVSPVEDYLNYIARQIGASGVRVFSFLPEGRKDYNIYNTALPTGISPEARLMRLVRSGVYYVWEGGL; translated from the coding sequence ATGTCGCTTACATCGCTTCGCTTTCTGAGTATTCCGGCCCTGCTTCTTTCGCTTTCCTGTTTCAACAGGGTAAACCTGAGCCTCGGTCCGCAGAACGAGTCCATGGTCACCCTGCACGAGACGACTCTTTATGAGACGCAGTCAAACCGCCTGCCTGTTCCGGGAACCGCGCAAAAAAACGTACTGCTGATCCCCATTGAAGGAGAGATCCTCGGTGAGATGGATCCTGGCGGCGGAGCGGTGTATCCCGGTCGTATCCAGCGGCTTTTTGAAGCGGCCTCTGCCACACGTTTTGACGCCATTCTTGTTAAAGTGAGCTCCCCCGGCGGTTCGGCCTCTGCATCCGATACGATCTATCGCATGATCCGGCGTTACGCTCAGGCTCGTAACGTTCCAGTTTTTGTGCATATCGAAGGAATGGGAGCATCGGGCGGCTATTACATCGCCATGTCGGGCGGGCATCTGAATGCGGCGCCTGTCTCTCTGGTCGGTTCGATTGGCGTGATCATCCGCACGTTTGGCGTGCAGGGGCTGATGGAAAAGGTCGGAGTGGAATACCGCTCGATCAAATCGGGAAAAAACAAGGATATTCTTTCTCCGTTCAGCGAGATGACCGAAGAGCAGAAGGCCTCTTTGCAGAAGCAGATCGATCAGAACTACGAGACCTTCCTTTCCGTTATCCGTACCGGCCGCGGACAAAAGCTGCCCGATGCCGTTTTGCGCCGCATCGCCGATGGAAATATCTACAATGCCGAGCAGGCGAAGGACTTTGGACTGATTGATACGGTCTCTCCTGTCGAAGATTATCTCAACTACATTGCGCGACAGATCGGCGCCTCGGGAGTGCGTGTGTTTTCCTTTCTGCCTGAAGGCAGAAAGGATTATAACATCTACAACACCGCATTGCCGACGGGTATCTCTCCCGAAGCACGCTTGATGCGACTGGTCCGAAGCGGCGTGTATTATGTTTGGGAAGGCGGGCTCTGA
- a CDS encoding DUF1963 domain-containing protein, translating to MNSSPIEKARKLVRSFPDLANKLENLEAEGTYYNGKASVYFGDDEKVTPTLLAECLSYYIDIDEQELPEEKIPLGRSKMKGLPHLPPSLEWPKKHYFYAQLNIADFKKYDIENVFPDSGMIYIFDNASDDFTVLYYDGPMDVLRPVPYPPAKSLPEPEYFLEEYRDSTSLLSFSPRFIFYVAGDAYDYRAVTAALPADLVKELENILSAKISDWNPSLRIFGRPLFWQGEDEEGFGDGDDEDFDDEDEGDDDGDSQCESDTEVDEEDDESDGMAEDRSILMFHDEYGEGNIHIFIGAKDLRQGKLSEAYVSYSGT from the coding sequence ATGAATTCTTCACCGATCGAGAAGGCGCGAAAGCTTGTTCGCTCTTTTCCCGACCTTGCAAACAAACTCGAAAACCTTGAGGCCGAAGGCACCTACTATAACGGAAAGGCCTCGGTGTATTTTGGTGACGATGAAAAGGTAACGCCGACACTCCTGGCCGAATGCCTTTCTTATTATATAGACATCGACGAACAAGAGCTTCCCGAAGAGAAGATACCGCTCGGCCGCTCAAAAATGAAAGGCCTGCCGCATCTTCCTCCTTCGCTGGAATGGCCGAAGAAGCATTATTTCTATGCACAGCTGAACATTGCTGATTTCAAGAAGTACGATATTGAGAACGTCTTTCCCGATAGCGGCATGATCTATATCTTTGATAACGCCTCGGATGACTTCACCGTTCTCTATTATGACGGTCCGATGGACGTGCTTCGGCCGGTACCGTATCCGCCGGCAAAGAGCCTGCCCGAGCCCGAGTATTTTCTCGAAGAGTATCGCGACAGCACGTCGTTACTCAGCTTTTCGCCGCGATTCATCTTCTACGTCGCCGGCGATGCCTATGATTACAGGGCCGTGACGGCCGCTCTGCCTGCAGATCTTGTAAAAGAACTCGAGAACATCCTGTCGGCGAAGATCAGCGACTGGAATCCGAGCCTGCGCATTTTCGGACGTCCGCTTTTCTGGCAGGGAGAGGACGAAGAAGGTTTCGGGGATGGCGACGACGAAGATTTCGATGATGAGGACGAGGGAGACGATGACGGCGACAGTCAGTGCGAGAGCGATACCGAAGTGGACGAAGAGGACGACGAAAGCGACGGTATGGCCGAAGATCGCTCCATCCTCATGTTTCATGATGAATACGGCGAAGGGAACATTCACATCTTCATTGGAGCGAAAGACCTGCGACAGGGCAAACTGTCAGAGGCGTATGTGAGCTACTCGGGCACCTGA
- a CDS encoding SCO family protein, whose amino-acid sequence MFRLAPLVLLFVSMLPLTAETSREPEGVGVDQKPGETLPLDLMFKNEAGESVPLRSFFANGKPVLIAPSYFECVRLCTYIYNGIGKAVKATPNLLPGRDYTIISLSINPADNPMMAKMKGENYREALKEGGGPDLKSDAWTFLTGSEENIKAITDAVGFRYKKDGKDFSHPAALVLVTPDGKISRYLFGIEFEPRDYRLALVEASDGEIGGIVDAVMLSCFRYDPIEGKYSPFAWGFMRIGGVATLALILGTFFILKRREKRA is encoded by the coding sequence ATGTTCCGCCTCGCCCCGCTCGTGCTTCTCTTTGTATCTATGTTGCCGCTTACAGCCGAGACCTCTCGCGAGCCCGAAGGCGTGGGGGTCGATCAGAAGCCAGGCGAAACGCTTCCGCTTGATCTCATGTTCAAGAACGAGGCCGGAGAGTCTGTGCCGCTGCGTTCTTTCTTTGCAAATGGCAAACCGGTTCTCATCGCTCCTTCGTATTTCGAATGCGTTCGCCTCTGTACTTATATCTATAACGGTATCGGTAAGGCCGTCAAGGCCACGCCGAATCTGCTGCCGGGTCGCGATTACACCATCATCTCGCTGAGCATCAATCCGGCAGATAATCCGATGATGGCGAAGATGAAGGGCGAAAACTACCGCGAAGCCTTGAAAGAAGGGGGCGGACCCGATCTCAAGTCCGATGCCTGGACTTTTCTTACGGGAAGCGAAGAGAACATCAAGGCGATCACCGACGCCGTCGGATTTCGGTATAAAAAGGACGGGAAGGACTTTTCGCATCCGGCGGCGCTTGTGCTTGTAACGCCCGATGGCAAGATCTCGCGGTATCTTTTCGGCATTGAGTTCGAGCCGCGCGACTACCGCCTGGCCCTGGTCGAGGCCTCGGACGGCGAGATCGGCGGCATCGTCGACGCCGTCATGCTATCGTGTTTTCGGTATGACCCCATCGAAGGCAAGTACTCGCCTTTCGCCTGGGGATTCATGCGCATCGGAGGCGTGGCCACGCTTGCCCTGATACTCGGTACTTTCTTCATTTTAAAAAGACGCGAAAAGCGCGCCTGA
- a CDS encoding cytochrome c oxidase subunit II transmembrane domain-containing protein encodes MLEWFIDTASEFAPKVNYMMNLVNLVTGLAFVLTNGALVYFIIRYRRRSENDETSRVNNSHTVEAVWTIVPSIVFVFFYIIGLKDFRELRAAQDEATKIRVTAKQWAWEFAYPASLRTDGKDRALKSYNVLYVEENKPVTLIMKSSDVIHSFFVPAFRVKEDVVGNIYTYVQFTPLISETQTNMKEAERKAFYALTGEQEGKIPQVKDQCVGYAPGTCATYTIYCTEYCGKDHSYMLGSVVVLKAELYRKKLAELEEASGAISPAEGEKIYGASGCKSCHSLDGSKLVGPSWKGLYGVKRKLTTGQEVLVDENYITEAILNPNSQVPEGYAPIMPPQDLSEEQILSVIEYIKTLK; translated from the coding sequence ATGTTAGAGTGGTTCATAGACACCGCCTCCGAATTTGCGCCGAAGGTCAATTATATGATGAACCTGGTGAATCTCGTCACCGGTCTCGCCTTCGTGCTCACAAACGGAGCACTTGTGTATTTCATCATCCGGTATAGAAGGCGTTCTGAAAACGACGAGACGTCACGAGTGAACAACAGCCATACGGTCGAGGCCGTCTGGACGATCGTTCCCTCCATCGTCTTTGTTTTCTTCTATATAATTGGACTTAAAGACTTCCGTGAACTGCGAGCCGCTCAGGACGAGGCAACAAAGATTCGCGTAACGGCAAAACAGTGGGCGTGGGAGTTCGCTTACCCGGCATCTCTGCGCACAGACGGCAAAGACAGGGCTCTGAAATCCTACAACGTCCTGTACGTCGAAGAGAACAAACCGGTGACGCTGATAATGAAGTCATCTGACGTCATTCATAGCTTTTTCGTACCGGCCTTTCGCGTGAAAGAAGATGTCGTGGGCAATATTTATACCTACGTGCAATTCACGCCGCTGATCTCTGAGACGCAGACCAATATGAAAGAGGCCGAAAGAAAGGCCTTTTATGCGCTGACCGGCGAGCAGGAGGGTAAGATCCCTCAGGTGAAAGATCAATGCGTCGGCTATGCGCCCGGCACCTGCGCCACCTATACGATCTATTGCACCGAATACTGCGGTAAGGATCACTCCTACATGCTTGGTAGTGTCGTTGTGCTCAAGGCTGAGCTCTATCGCAAGAAGCTGGCCGAGCTGGAAGAGGCCTCGGGAGCGATCAGTCCGGCCGAAGGCGAGAAGATCTACGGCGCATCGGGCTGTAAATCCTGTCACTCTCTCGACGGCTCGAAGCTGGTCGGTCCCTCCTGGAAAGGACTCTACGGCGTTAAGCGCAAGCTGACGACAGGTCAGGAAGTTCTCGTAGATGAAAACTACATCACCGAGGCCATCTTGAATCCGAATTCGCAGGTCCCCGAAGGCTATGCGCCGATCATGCCTCCGCAAGATCTGAGCGAAGAGCAAATCCTGTCCGTCATTGAGTATATCAAGACGTTGAAATAA
- a CDS encoding cytochrome c oxidase subunit I produces the protein MSAHSHAHDDNRPYLEVGRSVWGWLSTTDHKKIGVMFTFVIFFYFAIAGISALLVRLELLAPGSTFFTPDTYNVLFTVHGAVMTFLFIVPGIPSTLGNFLVPLLIGAKDVAFPRMNLASFYVYLIGSLIALVSLLSPADTGWTFYAPYSMKTNGLVVWLTFGAFVMGFSSIMTGFNFIVTIHRMRAPGLRWGNLPLFIWAIYATAVIQLLATPVVGMNLVLLILERVLDIGIFNPAKGGDPILFEQFFWFYSHPVVYIMILPAFGVVAEILPVFSKRPMFGYKAVAYSSMAIALVSFIVWGHHLFVSGMSDWARYVFSFLTFFVAVPTAIKVFNWIATLWKGSIDLKAAPMYYTLGFIFMFTIAGLTGIHLAVLTTDVYLHDTYFVVAHFHYTMQGGTVFALVAGLHYWFPKLTGRMYNKPLAFWAWLILFLGFNATFLPQFILGFEGMPRRYFDYLPHFQIWHQMSTVGSWFNGLGYILALTNLLVSAFRGPKAEANPWGSLSLEWQTSSPPPTYNFVEIPHFPEDIYDYGTEGKTQTKKESAAG, from the coding sequence ATGTCTGCCCATTCACATGCACATGACGATAACCGGCCCTACCTCGAAGTAGGCCGGTCCGTCTGGGGCTGGCTCAGCACCACAGACCATAAGAAGATCGGTGTGATGTTCACATTCGTCATCTTCTTCTATTTTGCTATTGCCGGCATCTCCGCCCTTCTCGTTCGCCTTGAGCTGCTTGCTCCTGGCTCCACCTTCTTCACGCCCGATACCTACAACGTGCTTTTCACCGTGCACGGCGCCGTGATGACCTTCCTGTTTATCGTACCGGGCATTCCGTCCACGCTGGGGAACTTCCTTGTTCCGCTTCTGATCGGCGCCAAAGACGTTGCCTTTCCGCGCATGAACCTGGCGAGCTTCTACGTGTACTTGATCGGTTCGCTGATCGCTCTTGTGAGCCTGCTCAGCCCCGCCGATACGGGATGGACGTTCTATGCTCCTTACTCGATGAAGACAAACGGCCTCGTCGTATGGCTGACGTTTGGCGCCTTTGTGATGGGATTCTCTTCCATCATGACAGGCTTTAACTTCATCGTGACGATTCACCGTATGCGAGCGCCGGGGTTGCGCTGGGGCAACCTGCCGCTATTCATCTGGGCCATCTATGCGACGGCCGTGATCCAGCTCCTGGCGACTCCCGTCGTCGGTATGAACCTGGTGCTTTTAATCCTCGAACGGGTTCTCGATATCGGTATCTTTAATCCGGCGAAAGGCGGCGATCCGATCCTTTTCGAGCAGTTCTTCTGGTTCTACTCGCATCCGGTCGTTTACATCATGATTCTGCCGGCTTTCGGCGTCGTGGCCGAGATCCTGCCTGTTTTCTCGAAACGGCCGATGTTCGGTTACAAGGCCGTCGCCTACTCCTCGATGGCCATCGCCCTTGTCAGCTTCATCGTCTGGGGGCACCACCTCTTCGTCTCTGGCATGTCGGATTGGGCCCGCTACGTGTTCAGCTTCCTGACCTTCTTTGTCGCCGTTCCGACGGCCATCAAGGTCTTTAACTGGATTGCGACGCTCTGGAAAGGTTCGATCGATCTGAAGGCAGCTCCGATGTATTATACGCTGGGCTTCATCTTCATGTTCACGATCGCCGGCCTGACGGGCATCCACCTCGCCGTTCTTACGACGGACGTCTATCTGCACGATACCTACTTCGTTGTGGCTCACTTCCACTACACGATGCAGGGCGGAACGGTCTTCGCTCTTGTGGCCGGCCTTCATTACTGGTTCCCGAAACTGACAGGCCGCATGTATAACAAGCCGCTTGCCTTCTGGGCCTGGCTGATCCTTTTCCTCGGGTTTAACGCCACCTTCCTGCCGCAGTTCATTCTCGGCTTCGAGGGCATGCCGCGCCGCTACTTCGACTACCTGCCGCATTTTCAGATCTGGCACCAGATGTCGACGGTCGGCTCATGGTTCAACGGCCTCGGTTATATCCTGGCGTTGACGAACCTGCTTGTATCGGCGTTCCGCGGTCCTAAGGCAGAGGCCAATCCGTGGGGATCTCTGTCGCTCGAGTGGCAGACATCTTCGCCGCCGCCGACATATAACTTCGTCGAGATCCCTCACTTTCCCGAAGATATCTATGACTACGGAACAGAAGGAAAAACGCAGACGAAGAAAGAGTCTGCTGCCGGTTAA